The proteins below are encoded in one region of Puntigrus tetrazona isolate hp1 chromosome 5, ASM1883169v1, whole genome shotgun sequence:
- the nanos2 gene encoding nanos homolog 1 yields the protein MQSTSLTEREKGAPAADGCFRMWRDYMDLGRTLSQLLRHREEAPGAEVPGMPPESFVRAGSSGNVSSSSASSSRDLRTPRDFCGFCRQNGETPVVYTSHRLRGRDGRILCPILRSYVCPFCSATGDWAHTRHYCPRRNSRKTGDA from the coding sequence ATGCAGTCCACCTCACTGACCGAGCGCGAGAAGGGCGCCCCCGCAGCCGACGGCTGTTTCCGGATGTGGCGGGACTACATGGACCTCGGCAGGACTCTGTCCCAGCTGCTGCGGCATCGCGAGGAAGCCCCAGGCGCTGAGGTCCCCGGGATGCCCCCGGAGAGTTTCGTGAGAGCCGGCTCCAGCGGCAACGTCTCCAGCTCCTCCGCCTCCTCCAGCCGCGACCTGCGGACCCCGCGGGACTTCTGCGGATTCTGCCGGCAAAACGGAGAGACGCCGGTGGTGTACACGAGTCACAGACTGAGAGGCCGAGACGGCCGGATCCTCTGTCCCATCCTGAGGAGCTACGTGTGTCCGTTCTGCTCCGCCACCGGAGACTGGGCGCACACCCGCCACTACTGCCCGCGGCGAAACTCACGGAAGACCGGCGACGCGTGA